The following coding sequences lie in one Mucilaginibacter sp. KACC 22773 genomic window:
- the kaiC gene encoding circadian clock protein KaiC — protein MSIVKKEEKGNFPTLPKSQTGITGLDEITGGGLPKGRPTLICGEAGCGKTLMSLEFIIRGATEFGEPGVFMAFEEKAEELAMNVASLGFDLIKLQTDNMVKIDHVHIDRSEIEETGEYDLEGLFIRLGYSIDAIGAKRVVLDTLENLFSGLTDQTILRAELRRLFGFLKGKGVTAIITGEKGEGPSLTRQGLEEYVSDCVILLDHRVINQISTRRLRVIKYRGSQHGTNEYPFLIDEDGISVLPVTSLKLGKDVSSQRVSSGIPALDNMLGGRGFFKGSSVLVSGTAGTGKTSIAAYFANETCNSGKRCLYFAFEESPKQIIRNMKSINVDMQKHIDNNLLQFYASRPTLYGLEMHLVAIYKLIKKFKPAAVVLDPITNLITVGSVSEVKSMLIRLIDFLQEEQITVMFTALTLNTIISDQTDEGVSSLVDAWLLVRDIEYNGERNRGMYIMKSRGMKHSNQVREFVITDNGLDLVDVYLGPDGVLTGSAREAEKLKEKTGLALRDFAVSRKDKEIMRKRMMLESKITNLKAEYESIEDELNKIYLEEELKQQIIEKNREEITRMRRGTTGAEKNKS, from the coding sequence ATGAGTATAGTAAAAAAAGAAGAAAAGGGGAATTTTCCCACGTTACCTAAAAGCCAAACTGGTATAACAGGCTTAGATGAAATAACTGGCGGTGGGCTACCTAAAGGCCGCCCCACCTTAATATGTGGCGAAGCTGGCTGCGGTAAAACTTTAATGTCGCTCGAATTTATCATTCGCGGCGCAACGGAGTTTGGCGAGCCAGGTGTATTTATGGCGTTTGAGGAGAAGGCCGAGGAGTTGGCCATGAACGTAGCTTCATTAGGTTTTGACCTTATAAAGTTGCAAACCGATAACATGGTAAAGATTGATCATGTTCATATTGATCGTAGTGAGATTGAAGAAACAGGCGAATATGACCTGGAAGGCCTTTTTATAAGATTGGGCTATTCTATAGATGCAATTGGTGCTAAAAGGGTAGTGTTAGATACACTTGAAAATTTGTTTTCGGGCCTAACCGACCAAACTATTCTGCGGGCCGAACTACGCAGGTTATTTGGGTTTTTGAAGGGCAAAGGAGTTACTGCCATAATAACCGGCGAAAAAGGCGAAGGCCCATCTTTAACCCGGCAGGGCTTGGAAGAATATGTTTCTGATTGCGTTATCCTGCTTGACCATCGTGTTATCAACCAGATTTCTACCCGCAGGCTACGGGTTATCAAGTATCGCGGTTCACAACATGGCACTAACGAATATCCTTTTTTAATTGACGAAGACGGAATTTCTGTTTTACCGGTAACATCTTTAAAACTGGGAAAAGATGTGTCGTCGCAAAGAGTTTCTTCGGGTATTCCGGCTCTTGATAACATGCTGGGCGGGCGCGGTTTTTTCAAAGGTAGCAGCGTTTTAGTTTCAGGCACAGCCGGCACAGGAAAAACCAGTATAGCTGCATACTTTGCCAACGAAACCTGTAATAGCGGTAAAAGATGTTTGTACTTCGCGTTCGAGGAGTCGCCAAAACAAATTATCAGAAATATGAAATCTATCAATGTGGATATGCAAAAACACATTGATAATAACCTGCTGCAATTTTATGCATCCAGGCCTACTTTGTATGGCCTTGAAATGCACCTGGTGGCCATTTATAAACTTATTAAAAAATTTAAACCCGCCGCCGTTGTGCTTGACCCCATAACCAACCTCATCACTGTTGGCTCGGTAAGTGAAGTAAAATCAATGCTGATAAGGCTGATAGATTTTTTGCAGGAAGAACAAATTACGGTAATGTTTACGGCCCTCACCCTTAATACTATAATCAGCGACCAAACCGACGAAGGTGTTTCCTCGCTTGTTGATGCATGGCTATTGGTGCGTGATATTGAATATAACGGAGAGCGGAACAGAGGCATGTACATCATGAAATCGCGTGGTATGAAACATAGTAACCAGGTGCGTGAGTTTGTTATTACAGACAACGGGCTCGATCTGGTAGATGTATATCTTGGGCCTGATGGCGTACTTACCGGCTCGGCACGTGAAGCCGAAAAACTAAAAGAAAAAACCGGGCTTGCATTGAGAGATTTTGCTGTATCGCGTAAAGACAAGGAGATTATGCGCAAGCGAATGATGTTGGAATCAAAAATAACTAACCTAAAAGCAGAGTACGAATCAATTGAAGACGAGTTGAATAAAATTTATTTAGAGGAAGAACTAAAGCAACAGATAATAGAAAAGAACCGGGAAGAAATTACGAGGATGCGCAGAGGGACAACTGGTGCTGAAAAGAACAAGAGCTAA
- a CDS encoding PAS domain S-box protein, producing MTNTTEQSLLNNENIFRTLIEESPSPVGLYVGRDMQIKIANKAIIKIFAKGNDVIGKPYFELLPELKTQPVFDILNNVYNTGVAYEATEARVDIVVNECLETFYFNFVFTPIKNSDGQVWGVLNTAADVTELVLTRQKLKESEERKQFTLHAAEIGTWDLYPPQKIVIWDDRCKELCGFSAGDEITYNDIFRYIHPEDEFRVREAVQNAYNPSSDGNYDITFRTINKDGSLKHWIQCKGKAYFGLNNELWRFAGIIRDATREQLYRQEQQKLIALVENTADTVILGNASAEVSYLNKSGFNLLGINDTADTLTPGFNYFHEDDRQIVTDKILPAIQENGKWSGEIRYRHFKTGEPIPVYVNSFRINDDYSDNAIGLATVARDLRPEKKAHNEQYKLLTLIDHSSDFVSLSDLDGNVSYVNAAGRVMLGIKSQHELERHNSEYLTKSELAKLVNKVNKGLMKDGKWSGEINFKHFETGDAIPVYGTTMLVYDSVTGKPQGRATIARDMRREIADRQELNDQIKQFEFVTDFMPVQLWTATTDGNIDYVNQRATDYFGTSQEQIIGTAWLNMVHPEDADGCVAAWTSSIKTGDIYQYEFRLLDKNRVYKWHLAQAFPFVNDGKIVKWFGTNTDIDEQKQLQRQKDDFLGIASHELKTPVTSIKAYAQVLGAMLTREGETKKAEMVNRMDAQVNRLTNLIGDLLDVTKINSGRLQFNKVWFDFNQVIKETIDDLQHTTQKHKLVADFTETGQIYSDKDRISQVITNLITNAIKYSPHTDQIIVSTRLKNKEAIACVQDFGIGIPDDKKDRVFEQFYRVSGDKQHTFPGLGLGLYISSEIIKREGGRMWVNSVEGKGSTFCFALPAEGKE from the coding sequence ATGACCAACACTACAGAACAAAGTTTACTCAATAACGAAAACATCTTTCGCACGTTAATCGAAGAATCGCCAAGTCCGGTTGGTCTTTATGTAGGGCGGGATATGCAGATAAAAATTGCCAATAAAGCCATCATCAAAATATTTGCAAAAGGCAATGATGTTATTGGTAAACCTTATTTTGAATTATTGCCCGAACTAAAAACACAACCGGTTTTTGATATCCTTAACAATGTTTATAATACAGGGGTAGCTTATGAGGCAACAGAAGCGCGTGTTGATATAGTTGTAAATGAGTGTCTTGAAACATTTTACTTTAACTTTGTATTTACGCCAATAAAGAACAGCGATGGCCAGGTTTGGGGAGTTTTAAATACAGCAGCAGATGTTACCGAATTGGTATTAACCCGCCAAAAATTAAAAGAAAGCGAGGAACGTAAACAATTTACTTTACATGCAGCAGAAATAGGCACATGGGATCTTTACCCACCCCAGAAAATTGTGATTTGGGATGATCGCTGCAAAGAGCTATGCGGTTTTTCGGCGGGCGATGAAATAACTTACAACGATATTTTCAGGTACATCCATCCCGAAGACGAATTTCGGGTGAGGGAGGCTGTCCAGAATGCGTACAATCCATCGTCGGATGGCAATTATGATATTACATTCAGAACAATCAATAAGGACGGGAGCCTGAAACATTGGATTCAATGTAAAGGCAAGGCATATTTCGGGTTGAATAACGAGCTTTGGCGTTTTGCCGGTATCATAAGGGACGCTACCCGCGAACAACTATACAGGCAGGAGCAACAAAAGTTGATAGCCCTGGTTGAAAACACTGCTGATACCGTTATACTGGGTAACGCATCTGCCGAGGTTAGTTACCTAAATAAGTCTGGTTTTAATTTATTGGGGATAAATGACACAGCCGATACATTAACACCCGGATTTAATTACTTCCATGAAGATGACAGACAAATTGTAACCGATAAAATATTACCTGCTATACAGGAAAACGGTAAATGGAGTGGCGAAATAAGATACAGGCATTTTAAAACGGGCGAACCGATACCTGTATACGTAAATTCGTTCCGAATTAATGATGATTATTCGGATAACGCCATTGGACTGGCTACTGTTGCCCGCGACCTGAGGCCTGAAAAAAAAGCACATAATGAACAATATAAGTTATTAACGCTTATTGATCACAGTTCTGACTTTGTTAGCCTGTCTGACCTGGACGGCAATGTAAGTTATGTTAATGCGGCCGGGCGTGTTATGTTAGGCATAAAAAGCCAGCACGAACTGGAACGACACAACAGCGAGTATTTAACGAAGTCCGAATTAGCTAAACTGGTTAATAAAGTAAACAAGGGGCTGATGAAAGATGGCAAATGGTCGGGTGAAATTAATTTCAAGCATTTTGAAACCGGCGACGCCATACCTGTTTATGGAACAACAATGCTGGTGTATGATTCGGTTACTGGTAAACCACAAGGCCGCGCTACAATAGCACGTGATATGCGCCGGGAAATTGCCGACAGACAGGAACTAAACGACCAGATTAAGCAGTTTGAGTTTGTTACCGATTTTATGCCCGTACAATTATGGACAGCGACTACAGATGGTAACATAGATTATGTAAACCAACGTGCAACAGATTATTTTGGAACAAGCCAGGAGCAGATAATTGGCACAGCATGGTTAAACATGGTACATCCCGAAGATGCTGATGGATGTGTTGCAGCATGGACATCATCGATAAAAACCGGAGATATATACCAATATGAGTTTAGGCTGCTCGATAAAAACCGGGTTTATAAATGGCACCTTGCCCAGGCATTTCCTTTTGTTAACGACGGGAAGATTGTTAAATGGTTTGGTACCAATACCGATATAGACGAGCAAAAACAGTTGCAGCGTCAAAAAGATGATTTTTTAGGCATCGCCAGTCATGAGTTGAAAACGCCGGTAACCAGTATAAAAGCCTATGCGCAGGTACTTGGTGCCATGCTTACCCGGGAAGGAGAAACTAAAAAGGCCGAAATGGTAAACAGAATGGACGCCCAGGTAAACCGGCTTACTAATTTAATTGGCGATTTGTTAGATGTTACGAAAATAAACTCGGGCAGGTTACAATTTAACAAAGTGTGGTTTGATTTTAACCAGGTAATTAAAGAAACCATAGATGATTTGCAGCATACCACGCAAAAACATAAGTTGGTGGCTGATTTCACCGAAACCGGCCAGATTTATTCGGATAAAGACCGCATAAGCCAGGTAATTACCAACCTGATAACTAATGCAATAAAATACTCGCCACATACTGATCAGATAATTGTGAGCACCCGATTAAAAAATAAAGAAGCCATTGCTTGTGTGCAGGACTTTGGCATTGGCATTCCTGATGATAAAAAAGATAGAGTATTTGAACAATTTTATAGGGTTAGTGGCGACAAGCAACATACTTTCCCGGGTTTGGGTTTGGGGTTATACATATCGTCGGAAATAATTAAACGTGAAGGTGGCAGAATGTGGGTAAACAGTGTGGAAGGAAAAGGATCTACTTTTTGCTTTGCTTTACCTGCAGAGGGGAAGGAGTAA
- a CDS encoding enoyl-CoA hydratase/isomerase family protein, whose translation MSAIDNGNVSSVISTNGAATISFYHPSQNSLPSHLLQKLAKSIREAGVDDAVKVIILKSEGDRTFCAGASFDELMQIKDKEQGCKFFSGFADVINACRKSPKLIVARVQGKAVGGGVGLAAAADYCVATQFAAIKLSELAIGIGPFVISPAVIRKVGLPAFSQLTFQATEFQTAQWAKEKGLYNEVYDDITSLDFAVNELVNKLVSYNPAALTALKQLLWEGTNDWDSLLAGRAAISGELVLSDFTQQALQVFLTSKK comes from the coding sequence ATGTCGGCCATCGATAACGGAAATGTATCAAGCGTAATAAGTACCAATGGTGCGGCTACTATTAGTTTCTATCACCCATCCCAAAATTCACTCCCATCTCATTTACTGCAAAAGCTGGCTAAAAGTATCCGGGAGGCAGGCGTCGATGACGCTGTAAAAGTGATTATATTAAAAAGTGAGGGCGATCGTACATTTTGTGCCGGCGCCAGCTTTGATGAACTGATGCAGATAAAGGATAAGGAACAAGGCTGCAAATTTTTTTCAGGCTTTGCTGATGTAATTAACGCGTGCCGCAAATCGCCCAAGCTAATTGTTGCCCGGGTGCAGGGGAAAGCCGTTGGCGGTGGGGTGGGCCTGGCAGCAGCAGCAGATTATTGTGTGGCTACCCAATTCGCCGCGATAAAGCTAAGCGAGCTTGCAATAGGGATAGGGCCATTTGTGATATCGCCGGCGGTGATACGTAAAGTTGGGTTACCGGCATTTTCGCAATTGACTTTTCAGGCAACTGAATTCCAAACTGCGCAATGGGCAAAAGAAAAGGGCTTGTATAACGAAGTATATGACGATATAACCTCTCTCGATTTTGCTGTTAATGAGTTAGTAAACAAACTTGTGTCGTATAATCCCGCGGCCTTAACTGCCCTTAAACAACTATTATGGGAAGGAACCAACGATTGGGATTCGTTATTAGCTGGTAGGGCGGCAATTAGTGGCGAACTTGTATTATCCGATTTTACCCAGCAGGCACTTCAGGTTTTTTTAACCTCAAAAAAATGA
- a CDS encoding PAS domain-containing sensor histidine kinase, whose translation MNPAKLTYDELLQEFRELQLQLDEANDTIDAIRNGQVDALIVKDDTGHQLYTLKTADQTYRVFIEKMNEGAVTLNREGVILYSNSRFATMMNMPLERVIGLRFETFIPEISQERFNYMINNGWEEDCKGEILLADKSGHLTPCLLSCTTLSLDEGLSLSLILTDLTTQKEAEWELKVKNDQLIAAQEETKKLNNELEDTVKERTKDLLISREHFKLLSDNIPQMSWTNLPNGEIDFFNQQWYNYTGLRFSETAGWGWQRVVHPDDLAITMDKYVHSLKTGVVFEVENRYLRWDGKYRWHLNRAMPLKGDNGEIVFWVGTATDIEDQKQEMERKDEFIGVASHELKTPLTSLKGYIQLISGYNKEHVPPVVKQYIEKAAIAVNKLQRLINDLLDVSKIHAGRLEYAIEEVNLRDLVVTSLENAQHMYPQHEFDNLATSPFKIIGNAERLEQVVMNFINNAVKYSQVNKKIIIKTEINESVVRLSVTDFGIGLSAGQIERIFERFYRVEDQKFMASGLGMGLYISTEIINNHNGKIGVESELGKGATFYFELPIIA comes from the coding sequence ATGAATCCTGCTAAATTGACATACGACGAGTTATTACAAGAGTTTCGGGAGCTTCAGCTTCAATTGGATGAAGCAAACGATACTATTGACGCCATACGAAATGGCCAGGTTGATGCACTTATTGTTAAAGATGATACCGGGCATCAATTATATACGCTTAAAACAGCCGACCAGACATACCGGGTTTTTATTGAAAAAATGAACGAGGGGGCTGTTACCCTGAACAGGGAAGGGGTAATCCTTTACAGTAATTCGCGTTTTGCAACGATGATGAACATGCCCTTAGAGCGGGTAATTGGATTAAGGTTTGAAACTTTTATACCCGAAATTTCTCAGGAAAGGTTTAATTATATGATTAATAATGGCTGGGAAGAAGATTGCAAAGGGGAGATTTTGTTAGCAGATAAAAGTGGCCATTTAACCCCTTGTTTGTTATCATGCACAACACTCAGTCTTGACGAAGGCCTGTCGCTTAGTTTGATACTTACCGATTTAACTACTCAAAAAGAAGCCGAATGGGAACTCAAAGTAAAAAATGATCAGCTTATTGCAGCACAGGAAGAAACTAAAAAATTGAATAATGAACTTGAGGATACAGTAAAGGAGCGTACGAAAGACTTACTGATAAGCAGGGAGCATTTTAAGCTGCTAAGCGACAATATTCCACAGATGAGCTGGACAAACCTGCCCAATGGCGAAATTGATTTTTTTAATCAGCAATGGTATAATTATACAGGCTTACGATTTAGTGAGACCGCAGGTTGGGGGTGGCAACGCGTAGTCCATCCGGATGACCTTGCGATAACCATGGATAAATATGTACATTCATTGAAAACCGGGGTTGTTTTTGAGGTAGAAAACCGCTATCTGCGTTGGGATGGAAAATACCGCTGGCATTTGAACAGGGCCATGCCCTTGAAAGGTGATAATGGAGAAATTGTTTTTTGGGTGGGCACAGCTACTGATATTGAAGATCAGAAACAGGAAATGGAACGTAAAGATGAATTTATAGGTGTAGCCAGCCATGAACTTAAAACACCGCTAACCAGCTTAAAAGGCTACATTCAACTCATCAGCGGCTATAATAAGGAACACGTGCCGCCGGTTGTTAAACAATATATTGAAAAAGCAGCGATTGCTGTAAATAAACTACAACGCCTGATAAATGACTTACTTGACGTGAGCAAAATACATGCGGGAAGGCTTGAATATGCGATCGAAGAAGTTAACTTGCGCGATTTGGTCGTAACATCGCTTGAGAACGCGCAGCACATGTATCCCCAGCATGAGTTTGATAACCTGGCCACATCCCCTTTTAAAATTATTGGAAATGCTGAAAGGTTAGAACAAGTAGTTATGAATTTTATAAATAACGCCGTAAAATACTCGCAGGTAAACAAAAAGATAATTATTAAAACCGAAATCAACGAAAGCGTGGTGCGCCTATCTGTTACCGATTTTGGAATTGGGTTATCTGCCGGGCAGATTGAGCGTATATTTGAACGTTTTTACCGCGTTGAAGATCAAAAATTCATGGCGAGTGGCCTGGGCATGGGGCTTTATATCAGCACCGAAATTATAAATAATCACAACGGCAAGATAGGAGTAGAGAGTGAATTGGGCAAAGGCGCAACCTTTTATTTTGAGTTGCCAATAATAGCTTAA
- a CDS encoding ferritin-like domain-containing protein: MGVLQHIQHQISALNDLIKINNDRIAGYQKALEDSTESDLVLLFNEYVDQSKNNVSELKEYILFLGGHPTDGTTLSGKFYHTWVNLKAVLINKDRQGILADCEYGEDVIIKAYRKAQDDKELIWEDDKVVNLLAWQLEGFKTSHETVKTLREAVNI, encoded by the coding sequence ATGGGAGTATTACAGCATATCCAACACCAGATCTCGGCACTTAACGATCTGATCAAAATAAATAACGACCGTATAGCAGGTTATCAAAAGGCCCTTGAAGATTCAACAGAAAGTGACCTGGTTTTGCTATTTAATGAATATGTTGATCAAAGTAAAAATAACGTCAGCGAGTTAAAAGAATATATCCTGTTTTTAGGTGGCCACCCAACCGACGGCACTACATTATCGGGCAAATTTTATCACACCTGGGTTAACCTGAAAGCCGTACTTATCAATAAAGACAGGCAGGGCATACTGGCCGATTGTGAGTATGGAGAAGATGTGATCATCAAAGCATACAGGAAAGCACAGGACGATAAAGAGCTTATTTGGGAAGATGATAAGGTTGTAAACCTTTTAGCATGGCAATTGGAGGGGTTCAAAACATCGCATGAAACTGTTAAGACATTACGCGAAGCTGTAAATATTTAA
- a CDS encoding circadian clock KaiB family protein — protein sequence MEEEIVKYELRLYVAGKTAKSVAALANLKKYCEEYLKGQYAIEVIDLLVQPQLAEGDQIFAIPTLVRKVPEPIRKIIGDLSNEEKVLVGLNIRPR from the coding sequence ATGGAAGAAGAAATAGTAAAATATGAATTGAGGTTGTATGTTGCCGGCAAAACAGCCAAATCTGTCGCCGCGCTTGCCAACCTGAAAAAATATTGCGAAGAGTACTTAAAAGGCCAGTACGCAATTGAGGTAATAGATTTATTGGTGCAGCCCCAACTTGCCGAAGGCGACCAGATATTTGCAATACCTACCCTGGTAAGAAAGGTGCCTGAACCTATCAGGAAAATCATTGGCGATTTATCAAACGAAGAAAAAGTGCTGGTGGGTTTAAATATCAGGCCACGCTAA
- a CDS encoding circadian clock KaiB family protein: MSEQDQLPPLARNLNLDDGSVFQLRLFVAGASPNSTRAISNLKGICEQYLKGNYELVIIDVYQQPLIAESEQIIALPLLIKKAPGAERRLIGDMSNIAKVLRGLGLYTDY, from the coding sequence ATGTCTGAACAAGATCAACTGCCACCTTTGGCCCGGAATTTAAACCTTGATGATGGGAGTGTTTTTCAGTTACGCTTGTTTGTAGCCGGAGCCTCGCCAAATTCAACGCGTGCTATATCCAATTTAAAGGGTATTTGCGAACAGTATTTAAAGGGCAATTATGAATTGGTAATTATAGACGTTTACCAACAGCCATTAATTGCCGAAAGTGAACAGATTATTGCCTTGCCGCTGCTAATTAAAAAAGCGCCAGGCGCCGAGCGCCGATTAATAGGCGACATGAGTAATATCGCCAAAGTACTTCGCGGGCTTGGTTTATATACTGATTATTAA
- a CDS encoding PAS domain-containing sensor histidine kinase, with protein MPSELSPVLPDEIFKIIFEKSPGSLLVKADAPHFTIMAANEAYLNITNATREIIIGKGFFQVFPDDDDDPSDESGARKTFTKVVQTGLKIDIPTYRYDTRDPETGDYKIRYWSCSNVPFNGPDGKVAYILNTIAEITGEVNAKEAAIESENRLRLAAEATGFATFDWDFKDEVRLCSPQLAELFGHPADSRLSSVDVFQKQVLPEDQQVIADAYQEAKKSGIYAYDVRVVWPDNSIHWLSIKGKLVIDERQKPIRMLGTVIDVTEIKRDEIRKNDFIAMASHELKTPLTSIKSYIQILSKKLASDNDAFINNVLSKANNQVNKMTDLIHGFLDLSKLESGKLQLKPELFDINKLIEDCISELLQSTYSHIVIFNNPGNLNVTGDREKLGQVIGNFLSNAVKYSAKETKIIVKCINNDGYVVVSVTDEGVGIKLKDHKKVFYRFYRVDNEKIKNVSGFGIGLYLSTEIIQCHKGKVWVESTEGVGSTFYFSIPA; from the coding sequence ATGCCCTCCGAACTATCGCCTGTTTTGCCAGATGAGATTTTCAAAATTATATTTGAAAAATCGCCGGGCTCACTGTTGGTAAAGGCCGATGCACCACATTTTACCATTATGGCTGCAAACGAGGCGTACCTTAACATAACAAATGCTACCCGTGAAATAATTATCGGCAAAGGTTTTTTCCAGGTTTTTCCTGATGATGATGATGACCCATCTGATGAAAGCGGCGCCCGTAAAACATTTACTAAAGTAGTGCAAACAGGCCTCAAAATTGATATACCCACCTACCGTTACGATACCCGCGACCCCGAAACCGGGGATTATAAGATCAGGTATTGGTCATGCAGTAATGTTCCGTTTAATGGGCCTGATGGTAAGGTTGCTTATATTTTAAATACAATTGCCGAAATAACAGGTGAGGTAAATGCAAAAGAAGCCGCTATCGAAAGCGAAAACAGGTTACGCCTTGCCGCCGAAGCTACCGGTTTTGCGACATTTGACTGGGACTTTAAAGACGAAGTACGGTTATGTTCGCCACAATTAGCCGAGTTGTTTGGCCATCCTGCAGACAGCAGGCTATCATCAGTAGATGTATTTCAAAAACAGGTATTACCCGAAGATCAGCAGGTAATTGCGGATGCATATCAAGAAGCAAAAAAAAGTGGCATTTATGCATACGATGTACGGGTTGTTTGGCCGGATAATAGCATCCACTGGCTGAGTATCAAAGGTAAACTTGTTATTGACGAGCGACAAAAACCAATCAGGATGCTGGGTACTGTGATTGACGTAACCGAAATTAAACGGGATGAAATCAGGAAAAACGATTTTATAGCCATGGCCAGCCATGAGTTAAAAACCCCGCTAACTTCAATTAAATCATATATTCAGATACTATCAAAAAAACTGGCTTCAGATAATGATGCTTTTATTAACAATGTGTTAAGCAAAGCCAATAACCAGGTTAACAAAATGACCGACTTGATTCATGGCTTTCTTGACCTCTCTAAACTGGAATCAGGAAAGCTGCAACTAAAGCCCGAATTGTTCGATATCAATAAACTTATAGAAGATTGCATTTCTGAATTACTGCAATCCACCTATAGCCATATCGTTATTTTTAACAACCCAGGCAACTTAAACGTTACCGGCGACAGGGAAAAACTTGGGCAGGTTATCGGTAATTTTCTAAGCAACGCTGTAAAATATTCGGCCAAAGAGACGAAAATCATTGTCAAATGCATTAACAACGACGGATATGTTGTTGTATCCGTTACCGATGAAGGGGTGGGTATTAAGCTAAAAGATCATAAGAAGGTGTTTTATCGTTTTTACCGGGTAGACAATGAAAAAATCAAAAACGTTTCGGGTTTTGGCATTGGTCTTTACCTATCCACCGAGATTATACAATGTCATAAAGGCAAAGTATGGGTTGAAAGCACAGAAGGTGTAGGCTCAACCTTTTATTTTAGCATCCCAGCATAA